The following DNA comes from Myxococcota bacterium.
CCAGGAAGATGCACACCGCGATCAGGTTCTGGCCCGAGCCGAGGAAGAAGCCCGCGAGCGCCATGCCCAGCACCTGCGCGCGCACCAGGTTGCCCACGCGCAGGGCCATGGGCAGCACCTTGCGGCGGTGCTCGATGACGGTGGCGGAGAACAGCGGCGAGAGACACTGGCCGAGTGACTGCGCGGAGCGCGCGACGCCCACCCACACCGCCGACCCGCCCGAGATGGCGTAGATGTAGTCGGGAATGAAGGTCGGCGCAGTCACCAGGCGGAAGCCGGTCTGGCCGAACAGCCCGTGGCACAGGTGCGCCAGATAGTTGCGGCGCAGGTTGCGCCGCACCTCGGCCTCGAAGGCGGCCTCGAGCGAGGCTGCGGCCGGCGGCGCCTCGTCGGAAACTGCAGGGACCGCCTCGCTCGCCTCCACCATCGGGAGGCGCAGCTTAGCAGGTCAGTCGCGCCGCGCGACGAGCTTGATGGCCGGCTCCGGCCAGGCCTCGCGCACGTCGCTCCAGCCGACCACGCGCGTGGTGACCTCCTGCGGGCGCAGCCGCCCGGATTCGATCGCCGCCACCACCTCCGGCAGCAGCGCCGCGGCGTGACAGCGGCCGATCGCGCAGCGGATGCCCAGCGTGTACATGCGCCCGAGCGGCAGCGGCACCGGCGGCCCCGGGTAGAACGAGACGGACTGGTAGGTGCCTTCGGGCTCGGTCGCGCGCAGCGCGTACGCGAGGCCCGGCTGCGTGAGTCCCGCGTCGACCACGATCGGGAAACGCCCCGGCTTGTCGGCGAAGTCGGTCTCGATCGGCCGCGCGCCGAGCTTGGCCGCGAGCTCGAGTGACTCGCGCTCGGCGCAAGCGAAGTGCACCGCGCCCGCGCCCAGCACGAGCGCCGCCTGCGCCGCGTAGAGCGGGATGCTCGGAGTGCCGTGACTCACCACGAGCACCTCGGCGCCGGGGCGCGCGCGCAGGTGCGGAGCCACGGCGCGCCAGCCGTCCGGCACGTTGTCGGCCACGCTGGCCAGCGCCACCGGGTCGATGTGCGGCGAGATCGGACACAGCATGGCTTCGGCGAACGGCACGCGGACCAGGTCCGAGAGCACGCCGCCGTACTCCACGCCCGAGAGCGGCTGCATGCCGTAGTCCGACAGGACGGGCATGCGCTCGCACAGCGCGCTCTGGCCGGCGCGGCAGCGGCCGCAGCGCCCGCAGCTCACCTGGAAGGAGAGGACGGCACGCTGCCCGAGCGAGAGCCCCCGCACCGCGTCGCCCAGTGCCACGATCTCGGCCACGCACTCGTGGCCCAGCGCGAACGGCTCGCGGATCGGGAACGTGCCCGAGACCAGGAAGCGGTCGATGTCGCAGCGCGCGACGGCGAGCGGTCGCACCAGCGCCTCGCAGTCGGCCTGGAGCCGGGGCTCCGGAACGTCACGCCACTCGAGAACGCCGGCCGCAAGGCAGGTGAGCTGTCGCATGCCCCGACCCTGGCACTCACTCCAAGTCCCCGCAAACGCTCATTGCGGAAAGGCGGTTGCGTCTGCTGCAAGCCGGTCGAAGAGCCAGCGCCGGAAGGCGCCGATGCGCGGGTCGTGAAGGTCGCCGGGCCGGCACACGAAGTGATAGGTCTCGTCGGAGAGCAGCGAGATCGCGAACGGGCGCACGAGCTTGCCCTCGGCGATGCGCCGGCCGCACAGGATCGGCGTGGAGAGCGCCACGCCCTGACTCGACTCGGCCGCCGCGAGCGCGAGCGCCACGTGGTCGTAAGTCACGTTGCGCCGCGGCTCGAGCTCGGGCACGCCCGCCGCGCGCAGCCAGGCGCGCCATGCGCCGGGCGTCTGCTGGCTGTGGATCAGCGTGTGCCGCGCCAGGTCGGCGGGCTCGCGCAGACCGGGCTCGCCGGCCGCGAGCGCGGGGCTCGCGACCGGGAAGAAGCGCAATTCGACCAGCGGCTCGCTGTGCAGGCCGTGCCAGGGGCCGCGGCCGAAGCGGATCGCCACGTCGACCGGCTCGCGCGCGAAGTCGGCGTAGCGCAGCGTGGCCTCGATCTCGACGCGCGTGCCGGGGCTGGCGCGCTCGAAGTCGGCGAGGTTCGGCACCAGCCAGCTCTCGCTGAATGACTGCAGCGTCGAGACGCGCAGCGGCCGCGCCTCGGGCGCGAGCGCGTCCTGGGCCGCGAACAGCTGCTCGAGCACCGCATCGACCACGGCCAGATAGCGCTGGCCCTCGTCGGTGAGCTCGAGGCCGGGGTTCAGCCGGCGGAACAGCTTCACCCCCAGGTGCGCCTCCAGGCCCTGGATCTGACGCGAAAGCGCCGAGGGCGAGAGGTGCAGCTCGGCGGCGGCGCGCTTGAAGGACAGCCCGTGGGCAGAGCGCGAAAAAGCGCGGAGCGACGCGGTCGGGGGGAGGTCCCGCGGCATGCCATGATGTTACTCGCCTGCGACGAGAGCGGCACCCAATTCGAGCGCGCGCTCGGCCCGCGCCGTGGTTCCGAGCACGAGCAGGCGCGCGGCGCCGATCGCCCGGCGCAGGACCTCCACGCCGGCATAGCGCCGGGCCCGCGCCAGGACCGCCCGCTCGGGCGCGTAGCCGTCGACCAGGGCCTTCTCGCAGGCTTCACACAGATCTGTGTCGCGGGCCCGGACCCGCTGCACGTGCACGTGGGCGAAGGCCGTGCCCAGGTCGAAGGCCGGGTCGCCCACGTGGGCGATCTCGGCGTCGAGCAGCCGGGGGCGGCCGTTCTGGACCAGCACGTTGCCGGCCTGCACGTCGCCGTGACAGAGTGACTCGCGCGAGTC
Coding sequences within:
- a CDS encoding alcohol dehydrogenase catalytic domain-containing protein, whose amino-acid sequence is MRQLTCLAAGVLEWRDVPEPRLQADCEALVRPLAVARCDIDRFLVSGTFPIREPFALGHECVAEIVALGDAVRGLSLGQRAVLSFQVSCGRCGRCRAGQSALCERMPVLSDYGMQPLSGVEYGGVLSDLVRVPFAEAMLCPISPHIDPVALASVADNVPDGWRAVAPHLRARPGAEVLVVSHGTPSIPLYAAQAALVLGAGAVHFACAERESLELAAKLGARPIETDFADKPGRFPIVVDAGLTQPGLAYALRATEPEGTYQSVSFYPGPPVPLPLGRMYTLGIRCAIGRCHAAALLPEVVAAIESGRLRPQEVTTRVVGWSDVREAWPEPAIKLVARRD
- the gcvA gene encoding transcriptional regulator GcvA, which translates into the protein MPRDLPPTASLRAFSRSAHGLSFKRAAAELHLSPSALSRQIQGLEAHLGVKLFRRLNPGLELTDEGQRYLAVVDAVLEQLFAAQDALAPEARPLRVSTLQSFSESWLVPNLADFERASPGTRVEIEATLRYADFAREPVDVAIRFGRGPWHGLHSEPLVELRFFPVASPALAAGEPGLREPADLARHTLIHSQQTPGAWRAWLRAAGVPELEPRRNVTYDHVALALAAAESSQGVALSTPILCGRRIAEGKLVRPFAISLLSDETYHFVCRPGDLHDPRIGAFRRWLFDRLAADATAFPQ